One segment of Malassezia restricta chromosome V, complete sequence DNA contains the following:
- a CDS encoding acyl-CoA thioesterase 8 encodes MSLLAGTNKTREEWDKLTTPFVQVRKKADGLYESWVKEHFVPVFGKSIFGGSLIAQCILAAYDTVSEDMLLHEFHGKFVDRADVHEHIMYHVQKLRNGRSYMTRRVDAKQGDTVLFSVSMSFQLREPNEPTYFVPSPKVVNLDDFQSLSKDLYDPYVSLRQVVHPEQCMHAHMRYHNILHSMREDHPMYELLSQWTHDHTHVFPMQSRPAIPTMFDRDGHMAPFSKTAYWLSSRGYCRGPQSLQQAMLGFHVDQFFLVNMNTDIPSYTTTMMASLDHTMWFYNDFQMCDWLLFVLDNQALNNGRALITGRIYRLDGVLVAVVAQEGVHRFKPSQSHL; translated from the exons ATGTCTTTACTCGCAGGCACCAACAAGACTCGTGAGGAGTGGGATAAGCTTACGACACCATTCGTTCAAGTGCGTAAGAAAGCAGATGGTCTATATGAAAGCTGGGTCAAGGAACACTTTGTGCCTGTGTTCGGCAAATCCATATTTGGTGGCTCGCTTATTGCGCAATGCATTCTTGCAGCTTACGATACCGTGTCAGAGGACATGCTGTTACAC GAATTCCAC GGCAAATTCGTCGATCGAGCTGATGTCCATGAGCACATTATGTATCATGTACAAAAGCTGCGCAATGGTCGCTCCTACATGACTAGGCGTGTTGATGCTAAGCAGGGAGACACGGTCTTGTTTTCGGTGTCCATGTCGTTCCAACTGCGTGAACCGAATGAGCCTACTTATTTTGTGCCTTCGCCCAAAGTGGTGAATCTGGACGACTTTCAGTCCCTTTCCAAGGATCTGTACGATCCTTATGTCTCACTTCGACAGGTGGTGCACCCCGAGCAgtgcatgcatgcgcataTGCGATATCATAACATACTTCATTCAATGCGGGAAGATCACCCCATGTACGAATTGCTCTCGCAATGGACGCACGACCATACTCACGTCTTTCCGATGCAGTCTCGACCGGCCATTCCGACCATGTTTGACAGAGATGGTCATATGGCGCCATTTTCCAAAACAGCCTACTGGCTCAGCTCTCGTGGCTACTGCCGTGGCCCCCAAAGTTTGCAGCAAGCCATGCTTGGCTTTCACGTCGACCAGTTTTTCCTGGTCAACATGAATACGGATATACCATCGTACACCACGACAATGATGGCGTCTCTGGACCACACGATGTGGTTCTATAATGATTTCCAGATGTGTGATTGGCTTTTGTTTGTCTTGGACAATCAAGCGCTCAATAATGGCCGCGCCTTGATCACAGGCCGCATATACCGTCTAGATGGTGTCCTTGTCGCTGTTGTG GCGCAAGAGGGCGTGCACCGTTTCAAGCCCAGCCAGTCGCATTTATAG
- a CDS encoding JmjC domain, hydroxylase → MISVLDYVPSYPEFCENYLQRNVPAIFPASMTSSWPAYRRYVHKDGGVLWDALRADFGDHDVPVVIDNQERKTMRLEEAIDLITETKHAVYIKDWHLVRSARTHSRDSHFFLPYSTPALFADDWMNNVTTLGNPSATYPNASDAWLASCHDAYDQDDFRFCYAGTTGTITPLHRDVCMYCDTNADTSYSWSTNIAGRKRWRFVAPQDASLLRRFPDQRTSELASTYDDMERRYANHELGAYKDGFSGWPGWAEVRSRVHVVYQEPGQTIFVPSNWYHEVENLTDCLSLNHNWCNAYNLRSMYESMEHEVDDVTAALEDVRDMLQSQPANQCPWQAEFVAIVQDVVREDAGWAWDGFWRMVYHNVVHPPCDAMFRPPDVRPLIRELLSRFLLRAETPWLASSSTTSWQRVADWLHVSPVG, encoded by the exons ATGATATCGGTGCTGGATTATGTGCCAAGTTACCCTGAGTTCTGT GAAAATTATCTTCAAAGAAATGTGCCCGCCATCTTTCCCGCGAGCATGACATCCTCGTGGCCGGCGTATCGACGATACGTGCACAAAGACGGTGGCGTGCTTTGGGACGCTTTGCGTGCCGACTTTGGCGATCATGATGTACCTGTTGTGATCGATAACCAAGAACGCAAAACAATGCGGCTTGAAGAGGCCATCGACCTCATCACTGAAACGAAACACGCAGTGTATATTAAAGATTGGCATCTTGTTCGATCTGCACGGACCCACTCGAGGGATTCCCACTTTTTCTTGCCGTACAGCACACCTGCCCTCTTTGCAGATGATT GGATGAACAATGTAACTACCCTGGGAAATCCCAGCGCTACATACCCCAATGCGTCAGACGCGTGGCTTGCGTCATGTCATGATGCTTATGATCAGGACGATTTCCGTTTTTGTTACGCGGGTACAACAGGTACCATAACGCCCCTACATCGTGATG TTTGTATGTACTGCGACACTAATGCAGATACCTCCTACTCGTGGTCAACCAACATTGCAGGCCGCAAGAGATGGCGATTTGTCGCGCCGCAAGATGCTTCACTTTTGCGTCGCTTTCCCGATCAGCGCACATCAGAACTTGCGTCAACGTATGACGACATGGAACGGCGTTACGCGAACCATGAGCTTGGTGCATACAAGGATGGGTTTAGCGGCTGGCCTGGCTGGGCAGAGGTGCGTTCTCGTGTCCATGTAGTATACCAAGAACCTGGACAGACGATATTTGTGCCGTCGAATTGGTATCATGAAGTCGAAAACCTCACCGACTGCCTAAGTCTGAACCACAACTGGTGCAACGCATACAATCTGCGGAGTATGTACGAGTCTATGGAGCATGAGGTGGACGATGTAACggccgcgctcgaagaCGTACGAGATATGCTCCAGAGCCAGCCAGCCAATCAGTGTCCATGGCAGGCCGAATTTGTAGCCATTGTCCAGGACGTGGTGCGCGAGGATGCTGGGTGGGCGTGGGATGGTTTCTGGCGTATGGTGTATCATAATGTTGTACACCCCCCATGCGATGCCATGTTCCGACCACCAGACGTCCGCCCCCTCATTCGTGAGCTGCTGAGCCGATTCCTGCTGCGCGCTGAAACGCCGTGGCTTGCCTCGTCCTCCACAACCTCTTGGCAACGTGTAGCGGACTGGCTGCATGTGTCTCCTGTAGGCTGA